In one window of Calypte anna isolate BGI_N300 chromosome 1, bCalAnn1_v1.p, whole genome shotgun sequence DNA:
- the HBP1 gene encoding HMG box-containing protein 1 isoform X1 → MATGLSDTLEHPNMVWEVKTNQMPNAVQKLLLVMDKRTSGMNESLELLKCNENLPSSPGYASCDEHMELDDLPELQAVQTDSTPPALFQLGADVSHQECSRPSWNQHTSISNSESAYSCENGVNWLTELANIATSPQSPLMQCSFYNRSSPVHIIATSKSLHSYARPPPGSSKNDPNFSKNDLDETPVRHERANSESESGIFCMSSLSDDDDLGWCHSWPSTVWHCFLKGSRLCFHKGRNKEWQDVEDFARSESCGKEENLQVSPYKGYGSDGLKLISHEESISFGESVLKLTFDPGTVEDGLLTVECRLDHPFYVKNKGWSSFYPSLTVVQHGIPCCEMHLGDLCLPPGHPDAINFDDSGVFDTFKSYDFTPMDSSAVYVLSSMARQRRASLSSGGSNNQDAERSECSSKNCVSTASSHLSSSSLYSKAGKSHSSGTASTVSATSPNKCKRPMNAFMLFAKKYRVEYTQMYPGKDNRAISVILGDRWKKMKNEERRMYTLEAKALAEEQKRLNPDCWKRKRTNSGSQQH, encoded by the exons TCAGATACTTTGGAGCATCCTAACATGGTGTGGGAAGTGAAGACAAATCAAATGCCTAATGCAGTTCAGAAGCTTCTTCTGGTAATGGACAAAAGAACTTCGGGGATGAATGAGTCACTGGAGTTGCTGAAGTGTAATGAGaaccttccctcttctcctggaTACGCTTCCTGTGATGAACACATGGAACTTG ATGATCTTCCTGAACTACAGGCTGTGCAGACAGATTCTACCCCACCTGCACTTTTTCAGCTTGGTGCCGATGTTTCACATCAGGAATGTTCAAGGCCATCATGGAACCAACATACCTCAATCAGCAATTCAGAAAGTGCTTATTCTTGTGAGAATGGGGTGAACTGGTTGACAGAATTAGCAAATATAGCCACAAGTCCTCAGAGTCCTTTGATGCAGTGCTCTTTCTATAACAG ATCATCTCCTGTTCACATAATAGCTACAAGCAAAAGTTTACATTCCTATGCACGTCCTCCACCAGGATCCTCAAAGAATGATCCTAACTTCTCCAAGAATGATTTGGATGAAACACCAGTCAGACATGAAAGG GCAAATAGTGAATCAGAATCTGGCATTTTCTGCATGTCATCACTTTCAGATGATGATGATTTAGGATGGTGCCATTCCTGGCCCTCAACTGTTTGGCATTGTTTTCTAAAAG GCTCTCGCTTGTGCTTTCATAAAGGACGCAACAAAGAATGGCAGGATGTTGAAGATTTTGCAAGATctgaaagctgtggaaaagaggagaatCTCCAAGTGAGTCCTTACAAG GGCTATGGTTCTGATGGTTTGAAGTTGATTTCTCATGAAGAAAGCATTTCCTTTGGTGAGTCAGTGCTGAAGTTGACTTTTGATCCTGGCACAGTGGAAGATGGCTTGCTTACAGTAGAATGCAGACTTGATCATcctttttatgttaaaaataaag GTTGGTCATCTTTTTATCCAAGCTTGACTGTGGTACAGCATGGCATTCCATGCTGTGAAATGCATCTTGGAGATCTGTGTCTACCTCCTGGACACCCTGATGCCATTAACTTTGATGATTCAGGTGTTTTTGATACATTTAAAAG TTATGATTTTACACCCATGGATTCCTCTGCAGTGTATGTGCTAAGCAGCATGGCTCGCCAGCGCCGCGCCTCTCTCTCTAGTGGAGGATCAAACAATCAAGATGCTGAGAGATCAGAATGCAGTAGTAAAAACTGTGTGTCTACTGCATCATCACATCTTTCCTCCAGTTCTTTGTACAGCAAAGCTGGCAAAAGCCACAGCTCAGGGACTGCAAGTACTGTGAGTGCCACTTCTCCAAACAAGTGCAAAAGACCAATGAATGCCTTCATGCTTTTTGCCAAAAAATACAGAGTTGAATATACTCAGATGTATCCAGGGAAAGACAACAG AGCCATAAGTGTGATACTCGGTGACAggtggaagaaaatgaaaaatgaagaaagaaggatGTATACACTAGAAGCCAAGGCCTTGGCAGAAGAACAGAAACGCCTGAATCCTGACTGTTGGAAACGAAAACGAACAAATTCC GGCTCACAGCAGCATTAA
- the HBP1 gene encoding HMG box-containing protein 1 isoform X2: protein MATGLSDTLEHPNMVWEVKTNQMPNAVQKLLLVMDKRTSGMNESLELLKCNENLPSSPGYASCDEHMELDDLPELQAVQTDSTPPALFQLGADVSHQECSRPSWNQHTSISNSESAYSCENGVNWLTELANIATSPQSPLMQCSFYNRSSPVHIIATSKSLHSYARPPPGSSKNDPNFSKNDLDETPVRHERANSESESGIFCMSSLSDDDDLGWCHSWPSTVWHCFLKGSRLCFHKGRNKEWQDVEDFARSESCGKEENLQGYGSDGLKLISHEESISFGESVLKLTFDPGTVEDGLLTVECRLDHPFYVKNKGWSSFYPSLTVVQHGIPCCEMHLGDLCLPPGHPDAINFDDSGVFDTFKSYDFTPMDSSAVYVLSSMARQRRASLSSGGSNNQDAERSECSSKNCVSTASSHLSSSSLYSKAGKSHSSGTASTVSATSPNKCKRPMNAFMLFAKKYRVEYTQMYPGKDNRAISVILGDRWKKMKNEERRMYTLEAKALAEEQKRLNPDCWKRKRTNSGSQQH, encoded by the exons TCAGATACTTTGGAGCATCCTAACATGGTGTGGGAAGTGAAGACAAATCAAATGCCTAATGCAGTTCAGAAGCTTCTTCTGGTAATGGACAAAAGAACTTCGGGGATGAATGAGTCACTGGAGTTGCTGAAGTGTAATGAGaaccttccctcttctcctggaTACGCTTCCTGTGATGAACACATGGAACTTG ATGATCTTCCTGAACTACAGGCTGTGCAGACAGATTCTACCCCACCTGCACTTTTTCAGCTTGGTGCCGATGTTTCACATCAGGAATGTTCAAGGCCATCATGGAACCAACATACCTCAATCAGCAATTCAGAAAGTGCTTATTCTTGTGAGAATGGGGTGAACTGGTTGACAGAATTAGCAAATATAGCCACAAGTCCTCAGAGTCCTTTGATGCAGTGCTCTTTCTATAACAG ATCATCTCCTGTTCACATAATAGCTACAAGCAAAAGTTTACATTCCTATGCACGTCCTCCACCAGGATCCTCAAAGAATGATCCTAACTTCTCCAAGAATGATTTGGATGAAACACCAGTCAGACATGAAAGG GCAAATAGTGAATCAGAATCTGGCATTTTCTGCATGTCATCACTTTCAGATGATGATGATTTAGGATGGTGCCATTCCTGGCCCTCAACTGTTTGGCATTGTTTTCTAAAAG GCTCTCGCTTGTGCTTTCATAAAGGACGCAACAAAGAATGGCAGGATGTTGAAGATTTTGCAAGATctgaaagctgtggaaaagaggagaatCTCCAA GGCTATGGTTCTGATGGTTTGAAGTTGATTTCTCATGAAGAAAGCATTTCCTTTGGTGAGTCAGTGCTGAAGTTGACTTTTGATCCTGGCACAGTGGAAGATGGCTTGCTTACAGTAGAATGCAGACTTGATCATcctttttatgttaaaaataaag GTTGGTCATCTTTTTATCCAAGCTTGACTGTGGTACAGCATGGCATTCCATGCTGTGAAATGCATCTTGGAGATCTGTGTCTACCTCCTGGACACCCTGATGCCATTAACTTTGATGATTCAGGTGTTTTTGATACATTTAAAAG TTATGATTTTACACCCATGGATTCCTCTGCAGTGTATGTGCTAAGCAGCATGGCTCGCCAGCGCCGCGCCTCTCTCTCTAGTGGAGGATCAAACAATCAAGATGCTGAGAGATCAGAATGCAGTAGTAAAAACTGTGTGTCTACTGCATCATCACATCTTTCCTCCAGTTCTTTGTACAGCAAAGCTGGCAAAAGCCACAGCTCAGGGACTGCAAGTACTGTGAGTGCCACTTCTCCAAACAAGTGCAAAAGACCAATGAATGCCTTCATGCTTTTTGCCAAAAAATACAGAGTTGAATATACTCAGATGTATCCAGGGAAAGACAACAG AGCCATAAGTGTGATACTCGGTGACAggtggaagaaaatgaaaaatgaagaaagaaggatGTATACACTAGAAGCCAAGGCCTTGGCAGAAGAACAGAAACGCCTGAATCCTGACTGTTGGAAACGAAAACGAACAAATTCC GGCTCACAGCAGCATTAA
- the HBP1 gene encoding HMG box-containing protein 1 isoform X3 encodes MVWEVKTNQMPNAVQKLLLVMDKRTSGMNESLELLKCNENLPSSPGYASCDEHMELDDLPELQAVQTDSTPPALFQLGADVSHQECSRPSWNQHTSISNSESAYSCENGVNWLTELANIATSPQSPLMQCSFYNRSSPVHIIATSKSLHSYARPPPGSSKNDPNFSKNDLDETPVRHERANSESESGIFCMSSLSDDDDLGWCHSWPSTVWHCFLKGSRLCFHKGRNKEWQDVEDFARSESCGKEENLQVSPYKGYGSDGLKLISHEESISFGESVLKLTFDPGTVEDGLLTVECRLDHPFYVKNKGWSSFYPSLTVVQHGIPCCEMHLGDLCLPPGHPDAINFDDSGVFDTFKSYDFTPMDSSAVYVLSSMARQRRASLSSGGSNNQDAERSECSSKNCVSTASSHLSSSSLYSKAGKSHSSGTASTVSATSPNKCKRPMNAFMLFAKKYRVEYTQMYPGKDNRAISVILGDRWKKMKNEERRMYTLEAKALAEEQKRLNPDCWKRKRTNSGSQQH; translated from the exons ATGGTGTGGGAAGTGAAGACAAATCAAATGCCTAATGCAGTTCAGAAGCTTCTTCTGGTAATGGACAAAAGAACTTCGGGGATGAATGAGTCACTGGAGTTGCTGAAGTGTAATGAGaaccttccctcttctcctggaTACGCTTCCTGTGATGAACACATGGAACTTG ATGATCTTCCTGAACTACAGGCTGTGCAGACAGATTCTACCCCACCTGCACTTTTTCAGCTTGGTGCCGATGTTTCACATCAGGAATGTTCAAGGCCATCATGGAACCAACATACCTCAATCAGCAATTCAGAAAGTGCTTATTCTTGTGAGAATGGGGTGAACTGGTTGACAGAATTAGCAAATATAGCCACAAGTCCTCAGAGTCCTTTGATGCAGTGCTCTTTCTATAACAG ATCATCTCCTGTTCACATAATAGCTACAAGCAAAAGTTTACATTCCTATGCACGTCCTCCACCAGGATCCTCAAAGAATGATCCTAACTTCTCCAAGAATGATTTGGATGAAACACCAGTCAGACATGAAAGG GCAAATAGTGAATCAGAATCTGGCATTTTCTGCATGTCATCACTTTCAGATGATGATGATTTAGGATGGTGCCATTCCTGGCCCTCAACTGTTTGGCATTGTTTTCTAAAAG GCTCTCGCTTGTGCTTTCATAAAGGACGCAACAAAGAATGGCAGGATGTTGAAGATTTTGCAAGATctgaaagctgtggaaaagaggagaatCTCCAAGTGAGTCCTTACAAG GGCTATGGTTCTGATGGTTTGAAGTTGATTTCTCATGAAGAAAGCATTTCCTTTGGTGAGTCAGTGCTGAAGTTGACTTTTGATCCTGGCACAGTGGAAGATGGCTTGCTTACAGTAGAATGCAGACTTGATCATcctttttatgttaaaaataaag GTTGGTCATCTTTTTATCCAAGCTTGACTGTGGTACAGCATGGCATTCCATGCTGTGAAATGCATCTTGGAGATCTGTGTCTACCTCCTGGACACCCTGATGCCATTAACTTTGATGATTCAGGTGTTTTTGATACATTTAAAAG TTATGATTTTACACCCATGGATTCCTCTGCAGTGTATGTGCTAAGCAGCATGGCTCGCCAGCGCCGCGCCTCTCTCTCTAGTGGAGGATCAAACAATCAAGATGCTGAGAGATCAGAATGCAGTAGTAAAAACTGTGTGTCTACTGCATCATCACATCTTTCCTCCAGTTCTTTGTACAGCAAAGCTGGCAAAAGCCACAGCTCAGGGACTGCAAGTACTGTGAGTGCCACTTCTCCAAACAAGTGCAAAAGACCAATGAATGCCTTCATGCTTTTTGCCAAAAAATACAGAGTTGAATATACTCAGATGTATCCAGGGAAAGACAACAG AGCCATAAGTGTGATACTCGGTGACAggtggaagaaaatgaaaaatgaagaaagaaggatGTATACACTAGAAGCCAAGGCCTTGGCAGAAGAACAGAAACGCCTGAATCCTGACTGTTGGAAACGAAAACGAACAAATTCC GGCTCACAGCAGCATTAA